Below is a window of Streptomyces sp. ITFR-16 DNA.
GGCGAGGAACGCGGCGGCGGCGCCCCAGTCGGGCCGGCCGGTGCGGCGGGCGAAGTCGGCGAGGGCGTCCGGGCCGAGCCCCAGCTCGCGGCTGCGGGCGAGCACGGCACGCACCTCGTCGGCGAAGCCGCGCGTCGTCAGGCAGGCGCGCAGCTCGTCGGGCCAGCGGATGTGCTCGTGGCCCTGCTTCTCCAGGTCGAGCTGGCCTGCCAGCAGATCGCGGACCGTGACGTCCTGCTCCGGTCCGGACAGCAGCCGCAGCGGGTCGGCGAAGAGGTCGGCGTCCTGGTGGGCGCGGACCAGGGCGTAACAGAAGGAGTGGAAGGTGGTGGCCTGCGGTCCGCGCACGGCGCCGAGCCGGGCGGCCATCCGGTCGCGCAGCTCGACGGCGGCCTTGCGGCTGAAGGTGAGGACGAGGATGCGGGCCGGGTCGGCGCCCCGGGCGATGCGGGCGGCGACGGCCTCGACGAGCGTGGTCGTCTTGCCGGTGCCGGGTCCGGCGAGCACCAGCAGCGGCCCGCCCGGGTGGTCAACCACCGCGCGCTGCGCCGCGTCCAGGAGAGGGGGATCCACGGAGCCCGGCAGGGTACGCACCAGCCGGTACGCGCCCGCGGTCCGCCGCCGTGCCTGACGGTGCGGACTGTGCCGGGTGGTGGAGGAGGAGCTCACGTGGGATCGCCGGTCCTGGTGGGTGTACGGGGGGTGCGGGCGCGGTGCCTGCCGCGAACTGACGACGCTACTCCGGCGAGGGCCCCGATTGCGGCGGGACGGCTGCGGGGCTCGTCACGTTCCGCGAACGGCTCCGCGCGGCGCGACGGCTCCGCGCCGCACGGTCCCGGCTGCGCCGGATGCGCGCGTGGATGGCCGAAGCTGTCAGGTGTGAGCTCCCCCGCCGCCGTCGCCGTCCGGATCCGGGCCGCCGGTCCTCCCGTCCCACCGCGCGCGTCTCATGTCCAGGCGCGGGACGTGGCCCTCCGCGCTGCGCGGGGCCTCGCGCAGCGGGGTGCCCTCCTCGCGGTAGCGGGCCAGCGCGCGCAGTTCGTGGCCGGGCAGCAGGGTGCCGTCGGCGCGCACCACGCGCCACCAGGGCGCGGCCGCCCCGTACAGCGCCATGACCCGGCCGACCTGGCGCGGGCCGCCCTCCCCGAGCCACTCCGCGACATCGCCGTAGGTCATGACGCGGCCGGGCGGGATCAGATCGGCGACGTCGAGCACGCGCTCCGCGTACTCCGGCAGCGCGTCGCCCGTCGGGTGTTCGCTCATCCGGCCCATCCTGCCGTATGCCACCGACAGTCCGGCCGCTTCCGTGTCCGCGCGCACACGCAGCGTGCGGACGGCGGGAAAGGAGCGTATCTTGCGCATCGCGCGCCCCCGCCGCGCACCCTGATGGCCCCCTCCGTCGGCCGGCCGTGCCACCATCATGGGCGGTGACCGGTGATACGAGAACACGAAGACCAACCAGAGGCGACGAAGGAGCAGGGCGTGCAGCCACCCAAGGCGGCCGACGCCTCTGATGCCGAGCCGCGCCCGGACGGGGCCCGGCAGGAGCCGGACGCGGGCGCGGAGATCCCCTCCGGGCATCTGGCCGGCTCGACGCTCTCGACCTCCGACGAGGCGCCGGCCGAGCGCGTCTCGGGGGACGAACCCCTGCTTCCCGCCCGGGTGCACCGCCCCTCCGACCTGCTGCGGCTCCTCATCGGGGTGCTGGCGGTCGTCGTGCTGTTCTCCGTCGCCGCCTTCGCCCACGGCACGACCACCGGGCTCGAACAGGACATCAACAAGGGCACCGGCCAGGCGCCCGATCTGCTCATCAAGCTCGCCGGTCTGGTCTCCAGCATCGCGGTGCTGCTCGTCCCGGTCGCCTTCGCCATCGAGCGCCTGATCAAACGCGACGGGCTGAGGATCGCCGACGGTGTGCTGGCCGCCGTGCTGGCGCACGGGGTGACGCTCGCCACGGACCTGTGGGTCGCCAAGTCGGCCTCCGGCACCATCCAGGACGCGCTGACCCAGCCGCAGCCCGGTGACGCGCTCACCGATCCCGTCCACGGCTACCTCGCCCCGGTGATCGCCTATATGACGGCGGTCGGCATGGCGAGACGGCCGCGCTGGCGGGTCGTGCTGTGGGTGGTGCTGCTCCTGGACGCGTTCGCCATGCTGGTCGGTGGCTACACCACCCCGTTCTCCATCGTCCTGACGGTGCTGATCGGCT
It encodes the following:
- a CDS encoding MGMT family protein, giving the protein MSEHPTGDALPEYAERVLDVADLIPPGRVMTYGDVAEWLGEGGPRQVGRVMALYGAAAPWWRVVRADGTLLPGHELRALARYREEGTPLREAPRSAEGHVPRLDMRRARWDGRTGGPDPDGDGGGGAHT